One Allostreptomyces psammosilenae DNA segment encodes these proteins:
- a CDS encoding ABC transporter permease yields the protein MTTDVHPGRDRRADRAGSHPARRPAPGHVGPLTGTGTLTRLALRRDRLRLTLWIVLLAGTVLSSASTFNDLYPTVESRLRLAEGIGANPALLALYGPAFDLSTIGGLIAWRFGIIGTVLVPLLGVLTVVRHTRAEEEIGRSELVGSGVVGRFAPLTAALLTAGLAVAGFALLTFLGIVGLGEPATGSLALVLAWAGAGWMFAAVAAVTAQLTESARSATGLAGGVLGGSFLLRAIGDTAEADGMGWLSWLSPLGWVQQARPFADERWWVYGLMAAAVAVLCAAGYRLAARRDFGAGLIPPRPGPAEAAPDLRTPLALAWRLHRGPLIGWAAGMLLFGAVLGSVAAGVGDLVADNPDLADILAQLGGAQGLVDAYLAAVIGIIALIVAVYAVQAVLRLRAEETATRAEPLLATTVRRVPWAVSHLVFAVAGSAVLMLAAGLGAGLAHGVRTDDVPGQLGSLLVATLVQLPAVWVVAGVAVALFGLLPRLVVASWGALVLFLLLGQLGPTLQLDQAVINASPFTHVPGLPGGDLTAPPLLWLLLVASLLVMGGLAGFRRRDVG from the coding sequence ATGACCACCGACGTCCACCCGGGACGCGACCGCCGCGCCGACCGGGCCGGCTCCCACCCCGCCCGACGGCCCGCACCCGGCCACGTCGGCCCCCTGACCGGCACCGGCACCCTCACCCGGCTCGCGCTCCGCCGCGACCGGCTCCGGCTCACCCTGTGGATCGTGCTGCTCGCCGGCACCGTGCTCTCCAGCGCCTCCACCTTCAACGACCTCTACCCCACCGTTGAGTCCCGGCTCCGGCTCGCCGAGGGCATCGGCGCCAACCCCGCGCTGCTCGCCCTCTACGGCCCCGCCTTCGACCTGTCCACCATCGGCGGACTGATCGCCTGGCGGTTCGGCATCATCGGCACGGTGCTGGTGCCGCTGCTCGGTGTGCTCACCGTCGTCCGGCACACCCGCGCCGAGGAGGAGATCGGCCGCTCCGAACTGGTCGGCTCCGGGGTCGTCGGCCGGTTCGCGCCGCTCACCGCGGCCCTGCTGACCGCCGGCCTCGCCGTCGCCGGATTCGCGCTGCTGACCTTCCTGGGCATCGTCGGGCTCGGCGAGCCGGCCACCGGCTCCCTCGCCCTCGTGCTGGCCTGGGCCGGCGCCGGCTGGATGTTCGCCGCCGTCGCCGCCGTCACCGCCCAGCTCACCGAGAGCGCCCGGTCCGCCACCGGCCTGGCCGGCGGCGTCCTCGGCGGCTCCTTCCTGCTGCGCGCCATCGGCGACACCGCCGAGGCCGACGGGATGGGCTGGCTCTCCTGGCTCTCCCCGCTCGGCTGGGTGCAGCAGGCGCGGCCCTTCGCCGACGAGCGCTGGTGGGTGTACGGGCTGATGGCGGCGGCCGTCGCGGTGCTCTGCGCGGCGGGCTACCGGCTGGCCGCCCGCCGCGACTTCGGCGCCGGACTCATCCCGCCGCGCCCCGGGCCCGCCGAGGCCGCGCCCGACCTGCGCACGCCGCTCGCCCTGGCCTGGCGGTTGCACCGCGGCCCGCTGATCGGCTGGGCCGCTGGAATGCTGCTGTTCGGCGCCGTGCTCGGCAGCGTCGCCGCCGGGGTCGGCGACCTGGTCGCGGACAACCCGGACCTGGCCGACATCCTCGCCCAGCTCGGCGGGGCGCAGGGGCTGGTGGACGCCTACCTGGCCGCCGTCATCGGCATCATCGCCCTGATCGTCGCCGTCTACGCCGTGCAGGCCGTGCTCCGGCTGCGCGCGGAGGAGACCGCGACGCGCGCCGAGCCGCTGCTCGCCACCACCGTGCGGCGGGTGCCCTGGGCCGTCAGCCACCTGGTGTTCGCGGTGGCCGGATCGGCGGTGCTGATGCTGGCGGCCGGCCTGGGCGCCGGGCTGGCCCACGGAGTGCGGACGGACGACGTGCCCGGGCAACTGGGCTCCCTGCTGGTGGCCACGCTGGTGCAGCTGCCGGCCGTGTGGGTGGTGGCGGGGGTCGCCGTGGCGCTCTTCGGCCTGCTGCCGCGACTGGTCGTGGCGAGCTGGGGCGCGCTGGTGCTGTTCCTGCTGCTGGGGCAGCTGGGGCCGACGCTCCAGCTCGACCAGGCGGTCATTAACGCCTCGCCGTTCACCCACGTGCCGGGGCTGCCCGGCGGTGACCTCACCGCGCCGCCGCTGCTGTGGCTGCTGCTCGTGGCGTCGCTGCTGGTGATGGGCGGGCTGGCCGGGTTCCGCCGGCGCGACGTCGGCTGA
- a CDS encoding serine hydrolase domain-containing protein, whose protein sequence is MTTAALDDGEHTATDIAIDGETAPGFEPVRRAFAVTLARSGGAGAALALYHHGRKVVDLWGGAADPGETGAEPGQAGAHPGRTGADRAARPWEIDTLQLVRSATKGVLAASAALLVQRRRIALDEPVATYWPEFAAAGKAALTVRQALAHQGGLPALDHPLTPEQVYAWHPAAEAVARQAPAWEPGTAHGYHPQTYGWLIGELIRRVDGRTPGAFLAEEIAGPLDLDFWIGLPEEHEDRVGRLTEIALAEAGAGAGSTAPAAAAAGPRLRPKRAIADAYADPDSLTRRSFAVVTPGYDENSRAHRAAEQPAANGVTDARSLARFYAAVSGQLDGAGGAALLDPSVLAEFTTEHAAGPDRVLIAPTRFGLGWMLGGPAEPMTGPAAFGHPGRGGSLGFADPERGIAFGYVTGGLLRSTTGDPRARALARAVRESLQG, encoded by the coding sequence ATGACCACGGCGGCCCTGGACGACGGCGAGCACACCGCGACCGACATCGCGATCGACGGCGAGACCGCGCCCGGCTTCGAGCCGGTGCGCCGCGCCTTCGCCGTCACGCTCGCCCGCTCCGGCGGGGCCGGGGCGGCCCTCGCGCTCTACCACCACGGCCGCAAGGTCGTCGACCTGTGGGGCGGGGCCGCCGACCCCGGCGAGACGGGCGCCGAGCCGGGGCAGGCGGGCGCCCATCCCGGCCGGACGGGCGCCGACCGGGCCGCGCGTCCCTGGGAGATCGACACCCTCCAGCTCGTCCGCTCCGCCACCAAGGGCGTGCTCGCCGCCTCCGCCGCCCTGCTCGTCCAGCGCCGCCGGATCGCCCTGGACGAACCCGTGGCCACCTACTGGCCGGAGTTCGCCGCGGCCGGGAAGGCCGCGCTGACCGTCCGCCAGGCGCTCGCGCACCAGGGCGGACTCCCGGCCCTGGACCACCCGCTCACCCCCGAGCAGGTCTACGCCTGGCACCCGGCCGCCGAGGCCGTCGCCCGCCAGGCCCCCGCCTGGGAGCCGGGCACCGCCCACGGCTACCACCCGCAGACCTACGGGTGGCTGATCGGCGAACTGATCCGCCGGGTCGACGGCCGCACGCCCGGCGCGTTCCTCGCCGAGGAGATCGCCGGGCCGCTGGACCTCGACTTCTGGATCGGCCTGCCCGAGGAGCACGAGGACCGCGTCGGCCGGCTCACCGAGATCGCCCTCGCCGAGGCCGGCGCCGGAGCCGGATCGACCGCGCCCGCGGCAGCGGCGGCCGGCCCGCGGCTGCGGCCCAAGCGGGCCATCGCGGACGCCTACGCCGACCCGGACTCGCTCACCCGCCGCTCCTTCGCCGTCGTCACCCCGGGCTACGACGAGAACAGCCGGGCGCACCGGGCCGCCGAACAGCCCGCCGCCAACGGGGTGACCGACGCCCGCTCGCTCGCCCGCTTCTACGCGGCGGTTTCCGGACAACTGGACGGCGCGGGCGGCGCCGCGCTGCTCGATCCGTCGGTGCTGGCAGAGTTCACCACCGAGCACGCGGCGGGCCCGGACCGGGTGCTCATCGCCCCGACCCGCTTCGGCCTCGGCTGGATGCTCGGCGGTCCGGCCGAACCGATGACCGGCCCGGCCGCCTTCGGCCACCCCGGCCGGGGCGGCTCCCTCGGCTTCGCCGACCCCGAACGCGGCATCGCCTTCGGCTACGTGACCGGCGGCCTGCTGCGCTCGACCACCGGGGACCCGCGCGCCCGCGCCCTGGCCCGCGCCGTGCGGGAGAGCCTCCAGGGGTAG
- a CDS encoding short chain dehydrogenase: MRVVVIGATGVIGGAVAGALTAGGHEVVRASRRGPVRVDVADASSVEALFAEVGPVDAVVCCAAHGALAPLEAPSDAEYWRGLDGKLIGQVNLVRRALPHLRDGGSVTLTSGRFPRPVPGSSLGHLVNAGLEAFVYAAATELPRGLRLNVVSPSWVRETLLALGMDPDAGTPAAAVARVYLEAVEGTANGRTLTTG; this comes from the coding sequence GTGCGGGTCGTTGTGATCGGTGCGACGGGAGTCATCGGTGGTGCGGTCGCCGGGGCGCTGACGGCGGGTGGCCACGAGGTGGTGCGGGCCTCCCGTCGCGGGCCGGTACGGGTGGACGTGGCGGACGCGTCGTCGGTGGAGGCGCTGTTCGCCGAGGTCGGCCCGGTGGACGCGGTGGTGTGCTGTGCGGCGCACGGCGCCCTGGCGCCGCTGGAGGCCCCGTCGGACGCGGAGTACTGGAGGGGGCTGGACGGCAAGCTGATCGGGCAGGTCAACCTGGTTCGGCGGGCCTTGCCCCACCTGCGGGACGGCGGTTCCGTCACGCTGACCAGCGGGCGTTTCCCGCGCCCCGTCCCGGGGAGTTCGCTGGGCCACCTGGTGAACGCGGGCCTGGAGGCGTTCGTGTACGCGGCGGCGACCGAGTTGCCGCGAGGGCTGCGCCTGAACGTGGTCAGCCCGAGCTGGGTGCGGGAGACCCTGCTCGCACTCGGCATGGATCCGGACGCCGGCACTCCGGCGGCGGCCGTCGCGCGCGTCTACCTGGAGGCGGTCGAGGGCACCGCCAACGGACGCACCCTCACCACCGGCTGA
- a CDS encoding helix-turn-helix transcriptional regulator — protein MDRHAELGEFLRSRRARLRPEELGLPDYGSRRRVPGLRREELAQLAGVSAGYYTRLEQGQCRGASDAVLDAIARVLRLDDAERAHLYSLARPRPATRRRSPRPEQLRPAVRTMIESFGEVPALVLGRVVDILAWNPMAHALLAGHLDRDAPHRPADRPNFARMLFLDPHTRELYGDDWTRKARSTVADLRMIAGRHPDVPGLAALVGELTVASPEFARLWAAHTVGDCRTDSCVYHHPVVGAMELTVELMALPNDEGQRVAVFNAEPGSPSEAALRLLARLAGPRVEDPPPPGHPNRSDHSKHSDPSNRSDPSKHRDHSDHADH, from the coding sequence ATGGACAGACACGCGGAACTGGGCGAGTTCCTGCGGTCCCGGCGGGCACGGCTGCGCCCCGAGGAGCTCGGGCTGCCCGACTACGGGAGCCGGCGTCGGGTGCCCGGCCTGCGCCGGGAGGAACTGGCCCAGCTCGCCGGAGTGAGCGCCGGCTACTACACGCGGCTGGAGCAGGGGCAGTGCCGCGGCGCGTCGGACGCCGTGCTCGACGCCATCGCCCGCGTCCTGCGCCTGGACGACGCCGAGCGCGCGCACCTGTACTCGCTGGCCCGGCCGAGGCCCGCGACCCGCCGCCGCTCCCCGAGGCCCGAGCAGCTGCGGCCGGCCGTGCGCACCATGATCGAGTCGTTCGGGGAGGTGCCCGCGCTGGTGCTGGGGCGGGTGGTGGACATCCTGGCCTGGAACCCGATGGCGCACGCGCTGCTGGCCGGGCACCTGGACCGGGACGCGCCGCACCGGCCCGCCGACCGCCCCAACTTCGCCCGGATGCTGTTCCTCGATCCGCACACCCGCGAGCTGTACGGCGACGACTGGACGCGCAAGGCCAGATCGACCGTCGCGGACCTGCGGATGATCGCCGGCCGCCACCCCGATGTACCGGGGCTCGCCGCACTCGTCGGTGAACTCACCGTGGCCAGCCCGGAGTTCGCGCGGCTGTGGGCCGCGCACACCGTCGGTGACTGCCGCACGGACTCCTGCGTCTACCACCATCCGGTGGTGGGAGCCATGGAGCTGACGGTGGAGCTGATGGCGCTGCCGAACGACGAGGGGCAGCGGGTGGCGGTCTTCAACGCCGAACCGGGCTCGCCCTCGGAAGCCGCCCTGCGCCTGCTGGCCCGGCTGGCCGGGCCCCGGGTGGAGGATCCCCCGCCGCCGGGCCACCCGAACCGCTCGGATCACTCGAAGCACTCGGATCCCTCGAACCGCTCGGATCCCTCGAAGCACCGGGATCACTCGGATCACGCGGACCACTAG
- a CDS encoding MBL fold metallo-hydrolase, whose translation MASLTAPPPKGTLEVLFVGNATLLIRYGDLTLLTDPNFLHRGQHAHLGYGLVSRRLTEPALDPRDLPAHPNAVVLSHLHGDHWDRIARHHLDRGLPILTTPHASRRLQGLHGFHRAVGLRTWQSDVLVRGGSSVRVTALPARHAGNRLLRGLLPPVMGSLLEFGPTGHEPELRMYVSGDTLMFDGIRAIARHEPEFDLAAVHLGGTTLPGGFLASMDAAQGADLVEALHPRRVLPVHYEDYTVMRSPLADFEAEMRRRGLGDRLIRCGRGQRLRLDASGDVEVAPAPPPRRRERPTGWRARRR comes from the coding sequence ATGGCGTCCCTCACCGCCCCGCCGCCGAAGGGGACCCTGGAGGTCCTGTTCGTCGGCAACGCCACCCTGCTGATCAGATACGGCGATCTGACGCTGCTCACCGACCCCAACTTCCTGCACCGCGGCCAGCACGCCCACCTCGGCTACGGCCTGGTCTCCCGGCGGCTGACCGAGCCGGCCCTGGACCCACGCGACCTCCCCGCCCACCCGAACGCCGTGGTCCTGTCCCATCTGCACGGCGACCACTGGGACCGCATCGCGCGCCACCACCTCGACCGCGGCCTGCCGATCCTCACCACCCCCCACGCCTCCCGGCGTCTGCAGGGGCTGCACGGCTTCCACCGCGCCGTCGGCCTGCGCACCTGGCAGTCCGACGTCCTGGTGCGGGGCGGCAGTTCGGTGCGGGTGACCGCACTCCCGGCCCGGCACGCCGGCAACCGGCTGCTGCGCGGGCTGCTGCCGCCGGTGATGGGCAGCCTCCTGGAGTTCGGCCCCACCGGGCACGAGCCGGAGCTGCGGATGTACGTCTCCGGCGACACCCTGATGTTCGACGGCATCCGGGCCATCGCCCGCCACGAGCCGGAGTTCGACCTGGCCGCCGTCCACCTGGGCGGCACGACGCTCCCCGGCGGGTTCCTGGCGAGCATGGACGCCGCGCAGGGCGCGGATCTGGTGGAGGCGCTGCATCCCCGCCGGGTGCTGCCGGTGCACTACGAGGACTACACGGTGATGCGCTCCCCGCTGGCCGACTTCGAGGCGGAGATGCGGCGACGCGGGCTCGGCGACCGCCTGATCCGTTGCGGTCGCGGGCAGCGCCTGCGCCTGGACGCCTCCGGGGACGTCGAGGTCGCGCCCGCCCCGCCACCCCGGCGGAGGGAACGCCCTACAGGTTGGCGTGCACGTCGTCGATGA
- a CDS encoding glycerate kinase family protein, producing the protein MAAPRPAFSSRPPRITVAPSGFKESMDADATARAIAEGVLRVLPDAQLRTVPLVDGGEGSASALARATGGSLVPVVATGPLGTPVSSHFALLGPSGAPVRTAVVEMAAVAGLRLVPPGHRDPGGTTTRGVGELVRAALDSGARRILVGCGDSGTSDGGAGALRALGLRLLDADGHELPDGGAALARLDRVDASGLDPRLHPAADRPVELLVACNPHNVLCGERGVARVFGPQKGATPKRVEELSAALAHWAHVLRRDLRAAFGEHAPSVLATPGLLETTPGGGASGGLGAGLAAIGGRLLPRFEVMFDHVDLDDALAHADLVITAEGAIDAQTPHGKIPAEVARRAKSHGKPVIALAGTIGPGAGQAHGAGIDAIAGILPVPVALPEALHRGAEFLTDATERTLRLLLVGAALVPRVAMADRPGGHAHTEAG; encoded by the coding sequence ATGGCCGCACCCCGCCCGGCCTTCTCCTCCCGCCCACCACGGATCACCGTCGCGCCGAGCGGGTTCAAGGAGTCCATGGACGCCGACGCCACCGCCCGCGCGATCGCCGAGGGCGTGCTGCGCGTGCTCCCGGACGCCCAGCTGCGCACCGTCCCGCTGGTGGACGGCGGCGAGGGCTCCGCCAGCGCGCTCGCCCGGGCCACCGGCGGCAGCCTGGTCCCCGTGGTGGCCACCGGCCCGCTCGGCACCCCGGTGAGCTCGCACTTCGCGCTGCTGGGGCCGTCCGGTGCCCCCGTCCGCACGGCCGTCGTGGAGATGGCGGCCGTCGCCGGCCTCCGTCTCGTCCCGCCGGGCCACCGCGACCCGGGCGGCACCACCACCCGGGGTGTCGGCGAGCTGGTGCGGGCCGCGCTGGACTCCGGCGCGCGCCGGATTCTGGTGGGCTGTGGTGACTCCGGCACCTCCGACGGCGGGGCCGGGGCCCTGCGCGCGCTCGGCCTGCGGCTGCTGGACGCCGACGGCCACGAACTGCCCGACGGCGGCGCCGCGCTGGCCCGCCTGGACCGCGTCGACGCCTCCGGGCTCGACCCGCGCCTGCACCCGGCCGCCGACCGCCCCGTCGAACTGCTCGTCGCCTGCAACCCGCACAACGTGCTGTGCGGCGAACGTGGCGTGGCCCGGGTCTTCGGGCCGCAGAAGGGCGCGACGCCGAAGCGGGTGGAGGAGCTCTCCGCGGCCCTGGCCCACTGGGCGCACGTGCTCCGCCGCGATCTGCGCGCTGCCTTCGGCGAGCACGCCCCATCCGTCCTCGCCACCCCCGGGCTCCTGGAGACCACGCCGGGCGGGGGCGCCTCCGGTGGCCTGGGCGCGGGCCTGGCGGCCATCGGCGGCCGGCTGCTCCCACGCTTCGAGGTGATGTTCGACCACGTGGACCTGGACGACGCCCTCGCCCACGCCGACCTGGTGATCACCGCCGAGGGCGCGATCGACGCGCAGACACCGCACGGCAAGATCCCGGCGGAGGTGGCCCGGCGCGCCAAGTCGCACGGCAAGCCGGTGATCGCCCTGGCCGGCACCATCGGCCCGGGCGCCGGGCAGGCGCACGGCGCGGGGATCGACGCCATCGCGGGCATCCTCCCCGTACCGGTGGCCCTGCCGGAGGCCCTGCACCGCGGGGCGGAGTTCCTCACCGACGCCACGGAGCGCACCCTGCGGCTGCTGCTGGTCGGCGCGGCCCTCGTCCCCCGGGTCGCCATGGCCGACCGTCCCGGCGGACATGCCCACACCGAAGCGGGGTAG
- a CDS encoding SLC13 family permease, giving the protein MNTTATRPASRPSPTPQSAPQPTPQPAPRPAPRPNLGHTPHAAEAATGPATAAPTGTEPETKPPRRGRGPRPGLRRLATVVGVLAVGALLLWLWRATAGGALSPEGRTTLLVFAAATAAWTLTRVDDTYIALGAGLALATTGVLSGDQLFAGLGGETIWLLICAFVLAAGVTRSGLALRATVFLVSDAGTPRRLVHLTTAALVVSALAIPSTSGRAAMALPVFAAMATALRDRPRLVRALALLFPTVILLSAVATLIGAGAHLITARVLEEATGAGIGFVRWLLLGLPLALVSSHVAAELVLLLTTRRADRRAPVALSAQAFTAARQGAATGAEGTGKGSGSDPGSPLTGPLSPAQARTAALLATVVLLWCSEPLHGLSPALVALVGAVVITAPRVGTVRLKDALRGVPWSLLLFMAVTMAMGTALTASGAAEWLTSQLPRPAADAPPVVFLAGVVAVSTLAHLLVQSRSARSSVLVPLVVAAAATAGVNPVAAALASTAAAGFCHTLPSSAKAVALFSDVDGAPTYTRGDLLRLSAVLAPVTAGIVLAFAVGVWPLLGVPPR; this is encoded by the coding sequence ATGAACACCACCGCCACCCGCCCGGCCTCTCGCCCCTCGCCCACCCCCCAGTCGGCCCCCCAGCCCACCCCTCAGCCGGCCCCGCGGCCGGCCCCTCGGCCGAATCTCGGGCACACGCCCCACGCCGCCGAGGCGGCGACCGGCCCCGCCACCGCCGCCCCCACCGGCACCGAGCCCGAGACCAAGCCCCCGCGGCGGGGCCGGGGCCCCCGCCCCGGTCTCCGCCGGCTGGCCACCGTCGTCGGCGTCCTCGCCGTCGGGGCGCTGCTGCTGTGGCTGTGGCGGGCCACCGCCGGCGGCGCGCTCTCCCCGGAGGGGCGGACGACCCTGCTGGTCTTCGCCGCCGCAACCGCCGCCTGGACGCTCACCCGGGTCGACGACACCTACATCGCCCTCGGCGCCGGCCTGGCGCTCGCCACCACCGGCGTGCTGAGCGGCGACCAGCTCTTCGCCGGGCTGGGCGGTGAGACGATCTGGCTGTTGATCTGCGCCTTCGTGCTGGCGGCCGGGGTCACCCGCTCCGGGCTGGCGCTCCGGGCCACCGTGTTCCTGGTCTCCGACGCCGGAACGCCCCGCCGCCTGGTGCACCTGACCACGGCGGCGCTGGTGGTCAGCGCCCTGGCGATACCCTCCACTTCCGGGCGCGCCGCCATGGCGCTGCCGGTCTTCGCCGCGATGGCCACCGCCCTGCGCGACCGCCCCCGGCTGGTGCGCGCCCTCGCCCTGCTCTTCCCGACGGTGATCCTGCTGTCCGCGGTCGCCACCCTGATCGGTGCGGGCGCCCATCTGATCACCGCGCGGGTGCTGGAGGAGGCGACCGGCGCGGGCATCGGCTTCGTGCGGTGGCTGCTGCTCGGCCTGCCGCTGGCACTGGTCAGCTCGCACGTGGCGGCCGAGCTGGTGCTGCTGCTGACCACCCGGCGCGCGGACCGCCGAGCCCCGGTCGCCCTGTCCGCCCAGGCCTTCACCGCCGCCCGGCAGGGGGCGGCCACCGGCGCCGAGGGGACCGGCAAGGGCAGCGGGTCGGATCCCGGCTCCCCGCTCACCGGCCCGCTCTCCCCCGCCCAGGCCCGGACCGCCGCGCTGCTGGCCACCGTGGTGCTGCTGTGGTGCAGCGAACCGCTGCACGGCCTCTCCCCGGCGCTCGTCGCCCTGGTTGGCGCGGTGGTGATCACCGCTCCCCGGGTCGGCACGGTCCGGCTGAAGGACGCCCTGCGCGGCGTGCCCTGGTCGCTGCTGCTGTTCATGGCGGTCACCATGGCGATGGGCACGGCCCTCACCGCCTCCGGCGCGGCCGAGTGGCTGACCTCCCAGCTCCCCCGGCCCGCGGCGGACGCCCCGCCCGTGGTCTTCCTGGCCGGAGTGGTGGCCGTCTCCACCCTCGCCCACCTGCTCGTCCAGTCCCGCTCGGCCCGGTCGTCGGTGCTGGTGCCGCTGGTCGTGGCCGCCGCCGCGACGGCGGGGGTGAACCCGGTGGCCGCCGCGCTGGCCTCCACCGCCGCGGCCGGCTTCTGCCACACCCTGCCCTCCTCCGCCAAGGCCGTCGCGCTCTTCTCCGACGTGGACGGCGCCCCCACCTACACCCGGGGCGACCTCCTCCGCCTCTCCGCGGTGCTCGCGCCGGTCACCGCCGGCATCGTGCTGGCCTTCGCCGTGGGCGTCTGGCCGCTGCTCGGCGTACCACCCCGCTGA
- a CDS encoding response regulator transcription factor encodes MTGRILIAEDEERIARFVEKGLRANGFTTSVAPDGTTALDWTMTGSFDLVVLDIGLPGKDGFTILRTMREAHVTTPVIVLTARDSVRDTVAGLEGGADDWMTKPFRFEELLARVRLRLRSAARAPEVTVLRSADLALDLRTRRAQVQGRTVDLTAREFVLLEMFLRHPGQVLSREQILSHVWGYDFDPGSNIVDVYVRALRRKLGAHRVETVRGMGYRMP; translated from the coding sequence ATGACCGGCCGCATCCTCATCGCGGAGGACGAGGAGCGCATCGCCCGCTTCGTCGAGAAGGGCCTGCGCGCCAACGGCTTCACCACCTCCGTCGCCCCGGACGGCACCACCGCCCTGGACTGGACGATGACCGGCTCCTTCGACCTCGTCGTCCTGGACATCGGCCTGCCCGGCAAGGACGGCTTCACCATCCTGCGCACCATGCGGGAGGCCCACGTCACCACGCCCGTCATCGTGCTGACCGCGCGGGACTCGGTCCGGGACACCGTCGCCGGCCTGGAAGGCGGCGCCGACGACTGGATGACCAAGCCGTTCCGCTTCGAGGAGCTGCTCGCCCGGGTGCGGCTGCGGCTGCGCTCCGCCGCCCGCGCCCCGGAGGTCACCGTGCTGCGCTCCGCCGACCTCGCCCTGGACCTGCGCACCCGGCGCGCCCAGGTGCAGGGCCGCACGGTGGACCTGACGGCCCGCGAGTTCGTGCTGCTGGAGATGTTCCTGCGCCACCCCGGGCAGGTGCTGTCCCGGGAACAGATCCTCTCCCACGTCTGGGGCTACGACTTCGACCCCGGCTCCAACATCGTGGACGTCTACGTGCGGGCGCTCCGGCGCAAGCTGGGCGCGCACCGCGTGGAGACCGTGCGCGGCATGGGCTACCGCATGCCCTGA